Proteins from a single region of Chryseobacterium sp. W4I1:
- a CDS encoding IS3 family transposase (programmed frameshift) has product MEDEELSRKKRSQKDYTLCFKLSVVSQVEKGELTYKQAQKHYGIQGRSTVLVWLRRYGNLDWIKPSIHTMSRSKETPAQKIKRLEKELSDEKLKNKVLNTMIEISDGQYGTQIRKKYLSQQSFRLQKEGLSLSKICRLFGISRQNIYQTQKRYIKREDELLRIKEMVKAIRMELPRLGTRKLYYLLKECFDKEDIKIGRDALFQYLKRENLLIYPKKKYIKTTFSKHWLRKHPNLLKNIKAERPEQVFVSDITYLKTRESVCYLSLVTDAYSRKIMGFSVSTNMNSENVAKALKMAVKNRITHNSLIHHSDRGLQYCSGYYQKVLNQYQIQPSMTDGYDCYQNALAERINGILKQEFLFNKAKNKDDLNELIKESIYLYNNKRPHLSLKMQTPEQVHKKSEEKYSSGFS; this is encoded by the exons ATGGAAGACGAAGAATTATCTAGAAAAAAGCGCAGTCAAAAAGATTATACATTGTGCTTTAAATTGAGCGTTGTTTCTCAAGTAGAAAAAGGCGAACTTACTTATAAACAAGCTCAAAAACACTATGGAATTCAGGGAAGAAGTACGGTTTTGGTCTGGTTGAGAAGATATGGTAACTTAGATTGGATAAAACCAAGTATCCATACCATGTCAAGATCCAAAGAAACCCCGGCCCAGAAAATTAAACGTCTGGAGAAAGAACTTTCCGATGAAAAGCTGAAAAATAAAGTACTCAATACAATGATTGAGATTTCAGATGGGCAATATGGCACTCAGATCAGAAAAAAGTATTTATCCCAACAATCCT TCAGACTCCAAAAAGAGGGATTAAGCCTCTCCAAAATATGTAGATTGTTTGGGATAAGCCGCCAAAATATTTATCAGACTCAAAAGCGGTATATCAAGCGGGAAGATGAACTTTTGAGAATCAAGGAAATGGTTAAAGCAATACGAATGGAGCTTCCCAGGCTGGGAACCCGAAAGCTTTACTATTTGCTGAAAGAATGTTTTGATAAAGAAGATATTAAAATAGGCAGAGATGCTTTATTTCAATATTTAAAAAGAGAAAATTTATTAATTTATCCTAAAAAGAAATATATAAAGACCACTTTTTCAAAACATTGGCTCAGAAAGCATCCTAATTTATTAAAAAATATTAAAGCAGAACGGCCAGAACAAGTTTTTGTAAGCGATATCACTTATCTGAAAACAAGGGAATCGGTATGCTATTTATCTTTAGTGACGGATGCTTACAGCAGAAAGATTATGGGGTTCTCGGTGAGCACAAATATGAATTCTGAAAACGTTGCAAAAGCATTGAAAATGGCAGTGAAGAACAGAATTACCCATAATTCTCTTATTCATCATTCGGATAGAGGATTGCAATATTGTTCGGGATATTATCAAAAGGTACTTAATCAATATCAAATTCAACCTTCCATGACGGATGGATATGATTGTTATCAAAATGCATTGGCAGAAAGAATTAATGGAATATTGAAGCAGGAATTTCTATTTAATAAAGCTAAAAATAAAGATGATCTTAATGAATTGATAAAAGAAAGTATTTATCTTTATAACAATAAAAGACCTCACTTAAGCCTAAAGATGCAAACACCGGAGCAAGTGCATAAAAAATCCGAAGAAAAATATTCCTCCGGATTTAGTTAA
- a CDS encoding Arc family DNA binding domain-containing protein: MKSEKTSKSSETKGKKSFVIRIDESTYKMVEKWANDEFRSVNGQIEYLLHQSLVNSGRKKKDEEEIK, translated from the coding sequence ATGAAATCGGAAAAAACTTCAAAATCCTCCGAAACCAAAGGCAAAAAATCCTTTGTCATAAGGATTGATGAATCTACCTATAAAATGGTGGAGAAGTGGGCGAATGACGAATTCAGGAGTGTAAACGGACAGATCGAATATCTCTTACATCAAAGCCTGGTCAATTCGGGGAGAAAAAAGAAAGACGAAGAGGAAATCAAGTAA
- the lat gene encoding L-lysine 6-transaminase, protein MEQTIDIKVNKVKETVGRHVLADGFDFVMDIEKSHGSWLYDKLTGREYLDMFSMFASASVGYNHPYLVERSEWLGRMAVNKPTLADVYSEEYAHFLEVFERVVIPEELQYAFFIEGGSLGVENAMKACFDWKTRKNFEKGLQTEAGICIHFKQAFHGRSGYTLSLTNTSDPRKYQYFPLFDWPRILNPKLSFPITEENLEETIKNERLALIQIEEAILMNPNKVACIIIEPIQAEGGDNHFRDEFLLGLRKLCDQNEILLIFDEVQTGIAITGKMWAFQHFTAKPDIISFGKKAQVCGVLANKEKFDEIPNNVFRESSRINSTFGGNFIDMLRFQLVMEVIEKENLVENARVVGDYLLERLKELAQKYPQTVSNARGRGLMCAVDLPSAEHRNHLMNELFKDGLIILPCGDQSLRFRPHLNVSKEEIQLALDKIESNINKI, encoded by the coding sequence ATGGAACAAACAATTGATATAAAAGTAAATAAAGTAAAAGAAACAGTAGGAAGACACGTTTTGGCAGACGGCTTTGATTTCGTGATGGATATTGAGAAATCCCATGGCTCATGGTTGTATGACAAGCTTACAGGCAGAGAATATCTGGATATGTTTTCCATGTTTGCATCAGCATCTGTAGGCTACAATCACCCTTATCTTGTAGAAAGGTCAGAATGGTTGGGAAGAATGGCGGTGAACAAGCCAACCCTTGCAGATGTATATTCCGAAGAATATGCTCATTTTCTGGAAGTTTTTGAAAGAGTGGTGATTCCTGAAGAACTGCAGTATGCTTTCTTTATTGAAGGTGGAAGTTTAGGGGTGGAAAATGCAATGAAGGCTTGCTTCGACTGGAAAACACGTAAGAATTTCGAAAAAGGGCTTCAGACAGAAGCCGGAATCTGTATCCATTTCAAACAGGCTTTCCACGGAAGAAGTGGTTATACTTTAAGCCTTACCAATACTTCCGATCCCAGAAAATATCAGTATTTCCCATTGTTCGACTGGCCAAGAATCTTAAATCCTAAATTATCTTTCCCAATCACAGAAGAGAATTTAGAAGAAACCATTAAGAATGAAAGACTGGCGCTTATTCAGATTGAGGAAGCTATTCTGATGAACCCGAATAAAGTGGCATGCATCATCATCGAACCTATTCAGGCTGAAGGTGGAGACAATCACTTTAGAGACGAATTCTTGCTAGGTTTAAGAAAGCTGTGTGATCAGAATGAGATCTTATTGATTTTTGATGAAGTTCAGACCGGTATCGCAATAACAGGAAAAATGTGGGCGTTCCAGCATTTTACAGCAAAACCCGATATTATTTCTTTCGGAAAAAAAGCTCAGGTTTGCGGTGTTTTAGCGAACAAAGAAAAATTCGATGAGATCCCGAACAACGTTTTTAGAGAAAGTTCAAGAATCAATTCTACTTTCGGAGGAAACTTTATTGATATGCTTCGTTTCCAGCTGGTGATGGAAGTTATCGAGAAGGAAAATCTTGTTGAAAATGCAAGAGTGGTTGGTGATTATCTGTTAGAAAGATTAAAAGAACTTGCTCAAAAATATCCTCAGACCGTTTCCAATGCAAGAGGAAGAGGTTTGATGTGCGCTGTTGATCTTCCTTCAGCTGAACATAGAAACCATCTGATGAACGAGCTTTTCAAAGACGGATTAATCATTCTTCCGTGTGGAGATCAGTCACTTCGTTTCAGACCACACCTGAATGTTTCCAAAGAAGAAATTCAATTGGCTTTAGATAAAATAGAGAGCAATATTAATAAAATTTAA
- a CDS encoding SPFH domain-containing protein, which translates to MEKVLKPMSGYLALVFCLILFAGAIYFFISGVEQSITYVILAMLCFLLFCFFLKGLMIIQPNHSRVLNFFGKYVGTVKDNGLFFINPLYSSQKMSLRSENLQGQTLKVNDKMGNPIEIGVVMVWKVGDTYKAAFDVERYSEFVRMQSEAAVRHLAMSFPYDNLEDDHAPITLREGGDKINSILEQELTDRLSKAGIVIQEARISHLAYASEIAGAMLQRQQATAIVAARTKIVEGAVGMVDLALKKLSEENIVELDDERKAAMVSNLMVVLCGEKAAQPILNAGTLY; encoded by the coding sequence ATGGAAAAAGTTTTAAAGCCCATGTCTGGGTATCTGGCATTAGTATTCTGTCTGATTTTATTTGCAGGAGCTATTTATTTCTTTATTTCCGGAGTTGAGCAGAGTATTACCTACGTCATTCTTGCTATGCTGTGCTTTCTGTTGTTTTGTTTCTTTCTGAAAGGTCTGATGATCATTCAGCCGAATCACTCAAGAGTACTCAACTTCTTTGGAAAATATGTAGGAACCGTAAAAGATAACGGGCTGTTTTTCATCAATCCTTTGTATTCATCCCAGAAAATGTCTTTACGTTCTGAAAACCTGCAGGGTCAGACTTTGAAGGTAAATGATAAAATGGGTAATCCTATTGAAATTGGGGTTGTTATGGTCTGGAAAGTAGGAGATACCTACAAAGCTGCTTTTGATGTGGAGCGTTATTCAGAATTTGTAAGAATGCAGAGCGAAGCTGCGGTTCGTCACCTGGCGATGAGCTTTCCTTATGACAATTTAGAAGATGATCATGCTCCGATTACTTTAAGGGAAGGCGGTGATAAGATCAATTCTATTTTGGAACAGGAGCTTACCGACAGACTTTCAAAAGCAGGAATCGTAATTCAGGAAGCGAGAATTTCTCATCTGGCCTATGCATCAGAAATTGCAGGTGCGATGCTTCAGAGACAACAAGCTACAGCAATTGTAGCAGCAAGAACTAAGATTGTAGAAGGTGCTGTAGGAATGGTAGATCTGGCATTGAAAAAACTTTCCGAGGAAAATATTGTAGAGTTGGATGATGAAAGAAAAGCAGCAATGGTGAGCAACTTAATGGTGGTGCTTTGCGGTGAAAAAGCAGCTCAGCCGATCTTAAATGCAGGAACTCTTTATTAA
- a CDS encoding aldehyde dehydrogenase family protein, translating into MSKKVKDFGIEKTLKNLGIKEENKGASVGGKYFASGKTIESFSPVDGKLIAKIKTSGESDYDKVIETAQKAFQEFRAIPSPKRGEIVRQLGQKLRIYKDDLGKLVSYEMGKSLQEGLGEVQEMIDICDFAVGVSRQLHGYTMHSERPGHRMYEQYHPLGVVGIITAFNFPVAVWAWNTALAWICGNVTIWKPSEKTPLCAIACQNIMAEVIKENNLPEGVSSVLVSDHEIGQKLVDDKRVALVSFTGSTRVGRMVSSKVAERFGKSILELGGNNAIIISKDADIDMSIIGAVFGAVGTAGQRCTSTRRLIIHESVYNEVKNRLVKAYGQLKIGNPLDENNHVGPLIDVDAVNQYEEAIKKCKKEGGKFAVEGGVLSGKDYESGCYVKPCIAEVKNSYEVVQHETFAPILYLIKYKTLEEAIAIQNDVPQGLSSAIMTQNLREAELFLSYAGSDCGIANVNIGTSGAEIGGAFGGEKETGGGRESGSDAWKYYMRRQTNTINYTAQLPLAQGIKFDL; encoded by the coding sequence ATGTCTAAAAAAGTAAAGGATTTCGGAATCGAAAAAACACTTAAAAACCTTGGTATTAAAGAAGAAAACAAAGGGGCTTCAGTGGGCGGAAAATATTTTGCTTCGGGAAAAACGATAGAAAGTTTTTCACCCGTAGATGGCAAATTAATAGCTAAAATAAAGACTTCCGGAGAAAGTGATTATGATAAAGTAATTGAGACCGCTCAGAAGGCGTTTCAGGAGTTTAGAGCCATTCCTTCTCCTAAAAGGGGTGAGATCGTTAGACAACTTGGCCAGAAATTAAGAATATATAAGGATGACCTTGGAAAATTGGTTTCCTATGAAATGGGTAAATCTCTTCAGGAAGGTTTGGGAGAAGTTCAGGAAATGATTGATATCTGTGATTTTGCAGTAGGTGTCTCAAGACAGCTTCACGGCTATACCATGCACTCGGAAAGACCGGGCCACAGAATGTACGAGCAGTACCATCCGCTTGGTGTGGTGGGAATCATCACCGCTTTTAATTTTCCGGTTGCTGTTTGGGCCTGGAATACAGCTTTAGCATGGATCTGCGGAAATGTTACTATCTGGAAGCCATCAGAAAAAACACCATTATGTGCTATCGCATGCCAGAACATTATGGCTGAAGTAATAAAAGAGAACAACCTTCCCGAAGGTGTTTCCAGCGTATTGGTTTCAGACCATGAGATCGGTCAGAAGCTGGTAGATGATAAAAGAGTGGCATTAGTTTCGTTCACAGGTTCTACAAGAGTAGGAAGAATGGTTTCTTCCAAAGTAGCAGAAAGATTCGGGAAATCTATCCTTGAATTAGGTGGAAACAATGCCATCATTATTTCTAAAGATGCAGATATCGATATGTCTATTATCGGAGCTGTTTTCGGAGCTGTAGGTACGGCAGGACAAAGATGTACATCAACACGAAGACTGATCATTCACGAAAGTGTTTACAATGAAGTGAAAAACAGATTGGTAAAAGCGTACGGACAGCTGAAAATCGGAAATCCATTAGACGAAAATAATCATGTTGGACCGCTTATCGATGTTGATGCAGTGAATCAGTATGAAGAAGCAATCAAAAAATGTAAAAAAGAAGGTGGGAAATTTGCTGTTGAAGGTGGTGTTTTAAGCGGAAAAGATTACGAATCAGGATGCTATGTAAAACCATGTATCGCAGAAGTGAAAAACTCTTACGAGGTCGTTCAGCACGAAACGTTTGCACCGATTCTTTACCTTATTAAATATAAAACATTGGAGGAAGCTATTGCTATCCAGAATGATGTTCCTCAGGGATTATCATCTGCTATCATGACTCAGAATTTGAGAGAAGCAGAATTATTCCTTTCGTATGCAGGTTCAGATTGCGGTATTGCCAACGTAAACATTGGAACTTCAGGTGCTGAGATAGGGGGTGCTTTCGGTGGAGAAAAAGAGACCGGAGGCGGAAGAGAATCCGGTTCAGACGCTTGGAAATACTATATGAGAAGACAAACCAATACTATAAATTATACAGCTCAACTTCCTTTGGCACAGGGAATTAAATTCGATCTGTAA
- a CDS encoding GNAT family N-acetyltransferase has product MSSEIKLRKAQIDDRDVIWGIIQQSIERRKQDGSTQWQNGYPNIGTVESDIAKGFAYVLTVDGEIAVYAALILNDEPAYSSIEGAWLSDGEFVVVHRVAIDRKFAGQGMVKKLFDHIEDFTKSHGIQSIKVDTNYDNIAMLKILESKGYSYCGEVLLADGMRKAYEKIIF; this is encoded by the coding sequence ATGAGTTCAGAGATTAAATTAAGAAAAGCACAGATTGATGACAGGGATGTAATCTGGGGAATTATCCAGCAATCCATTGAAAGAAGAAAACAGGACGGAAGTACCCAATGGCAGAATGGATATCCAAACATAGGAACCGTAGAAAGCGATATTGCAAAAGGTTTTGCATATGTACTTACCGTAGATGGAGAAATTGCAGTTTATGCAGCCCTTATACTCAACGATGAGCCTGCCTATAGTTCCATCGAAGGAGCATGGCTCAGCGATGGTGAATTCGTAGTGGTGCATAGAGTAGCGATAGATAGGAAATTTGCAGGTCAGGGAATGGTAAAGAAGCTCTTCGACCATATTGAGGATTTTACAAAGTCCCACGGAATTCAAAGTATAAAAGTAGATACAAACTACGACAATATTGCCATGTTGAAAATCCTGGAAAGTAAAGGGTATTCCTACTGTGGTGAAGTTCTTTTGGCAGACGGAATGAGAAAGGCCTATGAGAAGATTATATTTTAG
- a CDS encoding DUF2007 domain-containing protein, whose product MERSTRVSVFESDKPSEIQLIKSKLDDAQITNSVENSYLTFTTTPTATSLKVLVKLEDERKAFDIIDAYLQQNEN is encoded by the coding sequence ATGGAAAGAAGTACGAGAGTATCGGTTTTTGAAAGCGACAAGCCTTCAGAAATCCAACTCATAAAGTCTAAATTGGATGATGCACAAATTACAAACAGCGTCGAAAACAGTTACCTTACATTTACGACAACGCCTACCGCAACATCATTAAAAGTTTTGGTAAAGTTGGAAGACGAGAGGAAAGCATTTGATATTATTGATGCTTATCTTCAACAAAATGAAAATTAA
- the ccsA gene encoding cytochrome c biogenesis protein CcsA, producing MKKLQDILISTRTMAVLLLVYAFAMAYATFLENDYGTPTAKALIYEAKWFELIMFLLILNFVGNIARYRLWRREKWPVLVFHLAFILIFIGGAITRYISFEGTMHIREGETSNEIVTDKNFFKIKIEEKGDALDYQDIPYLMSPLHKDFKATYDFHGKEIKVFTKEFIQRKKDSLIAEPNGEEYLHLVSTGSTGRQNIYIKPGETKSINGTLVTFNRAIEGAVEFKKEDGKIFIKTPVDAAFMTMATQATGSTKKDEFQPLVLRSLYTINELKLVVPEGLKKGRLMAFEGDKKKDAMVPDMLRIELQGPKTKQLVDLSVEKGNPNAFKQVTMDGLNIMLGFGPKVYNTPFALKLDDFVMETYPGSSSPSAYESHVKIIDEGKETPYKIYMNHVLNHKGYRFFQSSFDPDRMGTVLSVNHDFWGTIISYIGYALLFLGMFVIFFWKGTHFWKLNKMLTDANKKKTKAAAVLFLFLSLGLNAQKIETHGTTDGSREHVHVEGENNMHAQPLDGSAPKQNSLATPMAKMRSISPDEIIARNRISKEHADKFGYLLVQNFDGRIVPINTEALDVLRKLYKKDEFKGTDGKSLTANQWFLSINTDTPSWTMVPMIKVGPKGGDELKKKTKANDDEYTSLMNLFPADANGNLTYILEHDYNTAFRKKPADQTNYDKEVIAVNERVQIFNEFFSGQFMRIVPVKNDANHTWHSWLDQKFEPDMESQQVMGPYFAEALTAQKTGDWSKADKELAKLSEYQQKWGKAVVPAKSKVDLEVFMNKANINFKLLIFYTIIGGLLLILGFIELFKPKKVLNKTIKVIIAAGLIGYICHFLGLVARWYISGHAPWSNGYEAIIFISWVGITAGLFLYRNSNALIPASGFMVAVIMMGFAHGGSALDPQITPLVPVLKSYWLIVHVAIITSSYGFFALSMIIAVISLVFYIISNKDTYKLHHDTTLKELVIVSEMSLTIGLFALTVGNFLGGIWANESWGRYWSWDPKETWAFISIMVYAFVLHMRLVPGLRSRWAFHVATMFAFCSMVMTYFGVNYYLSGLHSYAAGDPVPVPAWVYIGLGTMLLLSAVSYFKFKTLTKK from the coding sequence ATGAAGAAGCTCCAAGATATTCTTATCTCAACCAGGACAATGGCTGTGCTGTTACTGGTGTACGCATTTGCAATGGCTTATGCAACGTTCTTAGAAAATGACTATGGAACACCTACAGCCAAGGCTTTGATCTATGAAGCAAAATGGTTTGAATTAATCATGTTTCTGCTCATTCTCAACTTTGTAGGAAATATCGCAAGATACAGACTGTGGAGAAGAGAAAAATGGCCGGTTCTGGTCTTTCACCTTGCTTTTATCCTTATTTTTATAGGAGGTGCTATCACTAGATACATCAGTTTTGAAGGTACAATGCACATCAGGGAAGGCGAAACTTCCAATGAGATTGTAACGGATAAAAATTTCTTTAAAATTAAAATAGAAGAAAAAGGAGATGCTCTTGATTATCAGGATATTCCTTACTTGATGTCACCACTGCATAAAGACTTTAAAGCAACTTACGATTTCCATGGAAAAGAAATAAAGGTCTTTACAAAAGAATTTATTCAGAGGAAAAAAGACAGCTTAATTGCTGAGCCGAACGGCGAAGAATATCTTCACCTGGTTTCTACGGGATCTACAGGCAGACAGAATATCTATATCAAACCGGGGGAGACAAAATCTATTAACGGAACTTTGGTAACATTCAACAGAGCGATCGAAGGGGCTGTAGAATTTAAAAAAGAAGACGGGAAAATATTCATCAAAACACCTGTAGATGCAGCTTTCATGACGATGGCAACACAGGCTACAGGAAGTACCAAGAAAGATGAATTCCAACCTTTGGTTTTGAGAAGTTTATATACGATCAACGAATTGAAGCTGGTGGTGCCTGAAGGTCTTAAAAAAGGAAGGCTGATGGCTTTTGAAGGAGATAAAAAGAAAGATGCTATGGTACCTGATATGCTGAGAATAGAGCTTCAGGGACCAAAAACAAAACAGCTGGTTGATCTTTCTGTAGAAAAAGGTAATCCTAATGCCTTTAAACAGGTAACTATGGACGGCCTGAATATTATGCTTGGTTTCGGTCCTAAAGTATATAATACCCCTTTTGCGCTGAAGCTTGATGACTTCGTAATGGAAACTTATCCGGGAAGCTCATCTCCAAGTGCTTACGAAAGTCATGTTAAAATCATTGATGAAGGAAAGGAAACTCCTTATAAAATTTATATGAACCACGTTTTAAATCATAAAGGATACCGTTTTTTCCAGTCAAGTTTTGATCCGGACAGAATGGGAACTGTACTTTCTGTAAATCATGATTTCTGGGGAACTATTATTTCTTATATAGGATATGCACTTTTATTCTTAGGAATGTTTGTAATCTTCTTTTGGAAAGGAACTCACTTCTGGAAATTGAATAAAATGCTTACTGACGCCAATAAAAAGAAAACAAAAGCAGCAGCAGTATTATTCTTGTTTTTAAGCTTAGGCTTAAATGCCCAGAAAATTGAGACGCATGGAACAACAGATGGAAGCAGAGAACATGTACACGTAGAAGGTGAAAATAATATGCATGCCCAGCCTTTGGACGGCTCTGCTCCAAAGCAAAACTCATTGGCGACCCCGATGGCAAAAATGAGATCTATCTCACCTGATGAAATTATTGCAAGAAACAGAATCAGCAAAGAACATGCAGATAAATTCGGATACCTTTTAGTACAGAATTTTGACGGAAGAATTGTTCCTATTAATACAGAGGCATTAGATGTTCTTAGAAAATTATACAAAAAGGATGAATTTAAAGGAACAGATGGAAAGTCTTTAACTGCTAACCAGTGGTTTCTTTCAATCAATACAGATACTCCAAGCTGGACTATGGTGCCAATGATTAAAGTGGGGCCAAAAGGAGGTGACGAACTGAAAAAGAAAACAAAAGCTAATGATGATGAGTATACCTCATTAATGAATCTTTTTCCTGCAGATGCCAATGGTAATCTAACTTATATTCTAGAACATGATTACAATACGGCATTCCGCAAGAAACCGGCTGACCAGACAAACTATGATAAAGAAGTAATTGCTGTAAACGAAAGAGTACAGATTTTCAATGAGTTTTTCAGCGGCCAGTTTATGAGAATTGTTCCTGTTAAAAATGATGCGAATCATACCTGGCATTCATGGCTGGATCAGAAATTCGAACCGGATATGGAATCTCAGCAGGTAATGGGACCTTATTTTGCAGAGGCGCTTACAGCACAGAAAACCGGAGACTGGAGTAAAGCTGATAAAGAATTGGCAAAGCTTTCAGAATATCAGCAAAAATGGGGCAAAGCAGTAGTTCCTGCAAAATCTAAAGTAGATCTTGAGGTTTTCATGAATAAAGCAAATATTAATTTTAAATTATTAATCTTTTATACCATCATTGGTGGGCTTCTTCTGATCTTAGGATTTATTGAATTATTTAAGCCTAAAAAAGTTTTAAATAAAACCATTAAAGTAATTATTGCTGCTGGTTTAATAGGATATATCTGTCACTTCCTGGGCCTTGTTGCAAGATGGTATATTTCAGGACATGCACCTTGGAGTAATGGATATGAAGCCATTATATTTATCTCGTGGGTAGGGATTACAGCCGGATTATTCCTTTACAGAAATTCTAATGCTCTGATACCTGCATCAGGATTTATGGTGGCCGTTATTATGATGGGATTTGCACACGGAGGTTCAGCGCTTGATCCACAGATCACACCGCTGGTTCCGGTATTGAAATCTTACTGGCTGATTGTTCACGTAGCGATCATCACATCGAGTTATGGTTTCTTTGCCCTCTCAATGATTATTGCAGTGATCTCTCTTGTATTCTATATTATATCAAATAAAGACACCTATAAACTTCACCACGATACTACATTAAAAGAATTGGTAATTGTGTCAGAAATGTCACTGACCATTGGTCTTTTTGCCTTAACAGTTGGAAACTTCTTAGGAGGAATCTGGGCCAATGAATCATGGGGAAGATACTGGAGCTGGGACCCGAAAGAAACATGGGCCTTCATTTCAATTATGGTCTATGCTTTTGTACTGCATATGAGATTGGTTCCAGGATTGAGAAGCAGATGGGCATTCCATGTAGCAACTATGTTTGCATTCTGTTCTATGGTAATGACTTACTTCGGAGTTAATTATTATCTGAGCGGACTTCACTCTTATGCAGCAGGGGATCCTGTTCCGGTTCCGGCATGGGTTTACATCGGATTGGGAACAATGCTTCTTCTGTCAGCTGTTTCTTATTTCAAGTTTAAAACTTTAACGAAGAAATAA